The sequence CgaaaagacgagccgaaactgaTAATATGTTTCGCTTAGTGGCTCGTAAACTGGTAAAGTTGTCATTTAAGACAAACCGAAACAAATCTTCCTTCGGCAACCAATGGATTCCAAGTGTTTTTGTGGAGTCTGTGTGATTGAAGTTTAAGGCCTTCTCAGAACTCTCACAATCGAAAAATGATGGGtgatttgaaaaccacttagataaattgaatcctgccgagtttaatattttaactaccTCACTTCTAATAAGATCTAGAGATTCGAAATTATCGGATCCTGTAAGCTGGTCGTCTACATAAAAATCTCCTTTTATTGCCTTTGAGCCGAGtggatacatatgtgtattggcATCGGTGAGCATTTGTAAACACCGTGTAGCGAGAAATGGAGCAGGCGCAGTGCCGTATGTTACGGTGTTAAGTCGAAAGATTTGAAGTGGCTCAGATGGATGCCGTCTCCACACTACAAGCTGAAAGTTTTTGTCTTCTTAGTGCATGAGAATTTGGCGGTACATTTTAGTAATGTCCgccgtaaatgcatatttatgcaaACGAAAACGAAGAAGTGTTGAATACAGCTCTTCTTGAATGGTCGGCACAACCATCAAGATTTCATTCAACGCAATTTGAGAAGAGGTACGACTTGATGCGTCGAAAACAACACGTAATTTAGTCGTCGTACTTTCAGGCCGAAGAACGCATTGATGCGGAATGAAGTAGTGTGGCTCACTCGGGATCTTATTATTTGTTGGGCTCATGTGACCCAATTCGATGTATTCATTCATGAAGTCCAGATACATTTGACGAAGTTCTGGACCTTTCAAGGTCTTTCTCTCCAGGGCCTGAAACCGCCGAGACGCGGTTTCATAGGAATTACCGAGTAACTTACGGTCATCTTTGAAAGGGAGTCTTACTTGAAGCCTTCCTGAAGGCAAAACTTTAGTggtttttacgaaaaatttttcacactctATTTGTTCAGGTGTGAATTTTGTCGAACTAGCCCCTGAAGGTATTTCTTCCATCGCCCAGAACCTTTGGACAATGGAATCTATATTTGCTAGATCTTGTTCAGTATGGCATAATGTGCTACTGACTGTGGGAGGAGGACGTTGGTTGGAGGCGTATTTGCCAGACACAACCCAGCCTAAAAGTGTCTTTTGCAATGTTGGGTGATTGGAGCTGGCCTTGATCTGGCCTACAGCTAAAAGCTCGAAAAATGTTTCAGCACCTAAAAAAAGATCTACCTTTTGAGCCTTATAAAATTCTGGGTCCGCTAAGCTaatgtttttaggaattttccAGCCATTAATATTTACGTTACGATCTGGATGGCTGGCTGAAATGGATCCCATTATCCAAAACTGTGCCGAAAACTCATAATTATTGACCCGCGATTTTACAAATGTACTTAATTTCGTCCTTACTTTTTTGGTTGCATTTCCGATGCCGATAATATTTAAGGTCGTACTTTCGCGACGAATTCGTAATTTCTGCGCCAAATCCTCTGTTATGAAATTCACCTGAGATCCAGAATCCAGCAAGGCTCGTGCAGCAAGGTACTCTCCGGAGCTACCTTTTACGTTGACTACGGCTGTAGCCAACATAACCCGATCTGGCGTACTCGTCGTGTGCATGGCATGCGAGGTCGAAAGTTGTGGTGCAGTTGCAAAGGATACAGGGTACTGGTGCAGCAACGTGTGATGCGAACGGTTGCAAACACGACACCGATCCGCTTTGCACTTTGAAACTGAGTGCCCCTTTCGCAAACAATTTATGCATAAGGGGACTGATTTAGCAAACTCAAATCGCTGCTGAGCAGAGAGAGTTTTAAAAGTAGGACACGCGGGTATACTATGATCATTTGATTTACAGTGCGGACACACCGGCtgttttatatttgaagtcACTAAGGCAGCTTTCGTCCTTCCCGCATGAAGGTGGGGTTTCTGAATGCTGTGACTGCTTGACGGCTTGAGCCTCGGCGTTGAGGCTTCATCGGCATATAAATGTTGGTAGCGTTTATTTAATGCTGCCTCACACTCACGCCATAATGGCAGCTTATCATAATCCAACTGTTCCTCCCACTTTGACCGAGTAACGGTGTCGACTTTTGACATTACCAGATGAATTATGATAGCGTTTGTGATGTTTTTCTCATCACCTAACGACAGCAACGAGTCGTAAACAGCCGACACTGTATCAATCATTGTGCGCAATGAAAGCGCAGATGGCTTTGGGATAGTTGGcagttcaaaaagtttggaaattgtatcgaaaaatattaagcatttattgtcataaacCTTTTTGAGACTAGCCAACGCCTTCGAATAATTTTCGTCCGACATTTGGAAGGCCTTTACCGTTCCCAAAGCTTCACCAGACAGACAGTTAACCAAGTGATTAAATTTCTCAATGTCTGGGATTGTAGGATCGTTGTGCACCAAACTCTCGAACagactcataaaatttttaaattctgaatatttccCTTTAAATTTCGGTAGCGACATTTTCGGTAGTCGCGAGCTGTGAGGTGCAACAAAGGATGTTTCGGCtattgacgatttatttctcgccagaatagattttataacggaCTTAGTTTCCACTATTAGGTCCTCTAACTCCCCACGGGCTATGTCTTCCTCgtcgatttcttcaattttcgactGACACTTCATAAGCTTATCGCTATGAGAGTTCAAAATGTCCAGTCGACACTCCAATTCAATTGGATCTAACGACATTGTTTTATCGAGGAGACCCGTTTTTATGCGCACTATACTATTTttcggaggatggttccatgtgtagaagtccacgcaagtggggaaagttactgatcgccattcacttgggagtggccaggacgattcttctacatatggttcaagcagctcacaacggccgggattagcccacgtatcctctgggtagcttccgaacacccgttcgggagtgagctaacgtgagaaggcgaaacattccaggatagctggttgtgcgctgggtttgggacccgccacttaaaaaatcccccccaatgaaaagaactgcaaagcctcggatgagaactgcctttactgatgacgacccctgcaaacgaaataaggaatatgatttgagggcatgcacctggaatgtccggtcccttaatggggaaggtgcctctgcccggctggttgatgtcctcgtgagagtaaaggctgacatcactgccatccaagagatgcgatggacggggcaaggtaagaaaaacataggaccttgcgacgtctactacagctgccatgtaaaggagcgcaaattcggtgtcggatttgttgtgggagagagacttcgtcgccaagtactgtcgttcactccggtggacgagcgtctcgcaacaatccgcatcaaagcccgtttttttaacatatcgctaatttgcgcccacgccccgacggaagagaaggacgatgcgaccaaagattccttctatgagcgcttggaacgttcctatgagcgctgcccccgccacgacataaaaatcgtgcttggcgacttcaacgccagggtgggcaaggagggaatttttggtcccacagtcggaaaattcagcctgcacaacgaaacatccggtaacggacagaggctgatcgacttcgccggggcccgaaacatggtagtctgcagcaccagattccagcataaaaaaatccaccaagctacctggctgtctcctgatcgaaaaacgcgaaaccagatcgatcatgttgtgatagatggaagacacgcttctagtgtattagatgtacgtacgatccgaggacccaacatcgactcggatcattaccttgttgcagccaaactgcgcacccgcctctgtgcagcaaaaaacgtacatctacctacgcaaagaatgttcgacatcgaaaagctgcaatcacaacagacagccagaagattcgccactcgactctcactcctgctctcggagagcactgcccaacaaaccggcatgcgcgagcaatggagcaacatttctcgctccctacgtaccgccgccgaagaagaaatcggattccggcgagcccgaaaaaacaattggtacgacgaggaatgtcatgctgccgcagaaagaaaggatgctgcctatagagccacgctgcgatcgggcgcaacgcgagccatgtgggatcgctacagagacctgaaaaaggaagagagacgtattatccgacagaagaaacgagaggccgaaatacgtgagtgcgaggagcttgagatgctggccaataggaacaacgcccgaaaattctaccagaaagttcggcggcttacagaaggttttaagaccggggcgttttcctgtaagaacaaagacggcgatctggtgactgacgtacagagcaatcttaaattatggagggaacacttctcgaacctgttaaacggggacagctgcgcatgtcatagagaatgtgaagatcccgataccccaatcgttgacgacggaattgtcgttccgttacccgaccatgacgaggtgagaatagcaatatcacggctaaagaacaacaaagccgcgggcgccgacggactgccggctgagctattcaaacatggcggcgaggagctggtaaggtgcatgcatcaactcctatgcaaaatatggtcggatgaaagcatgcctgccgattggaatttaagtgtgctctgcccaatccataagaagggcgatcctgcaatttgtgccaattaccgcgggattagtcttctaaatatcgcctataaggtcctagcgagcgtattgtgtgaaaggctgaagcccaccgtcaaccaactgattggaccttatcagtgtggcttc comes from Anastrepha ludens isolate Willacy chromosome 3, idAnaLude1.1, whole genome shotgun sequence and encodes:
- the LOC128857604 gene encoding uncharacterized protein LOC128857604, whose product is MSLDPIELECRLDILNSHSDKLMKCQSKIEEIDEEDIARGELEDLIVETKSVIKSILARNKSSIAETSFVAPHSSRLPKMSLPKFKGKYSEFKNFMSLFESLVHNDPTIPDIEKFNHLVNCLSGEALGTVKAFQMSDENYSKALASLKKPSALSLRTMIDTVSAVYDSLLSLGDEKNITNAIIIHLVMSKVDTVTRSKWEEQLDYDKLPLWRECEAALNKRYQHLYADEASTPRLKPSSSHSIQKPHLHAGRTKAALVTSNIKQPVCPHCKSNDHSIPACPTFKTLSAQQRFEFAKSVPLCINCLRKGHSVSKCKADRCRVCNRSHHTLLHQYPVSFATAPQLSTSHAMHTTSTPDRVMLATAVVNVKGSSGEYLAARALLDSGSQVNFITEDLAQKLRIRRESTTLNIIGIGNATKKVRTKLSTFVKSRVNNYEFSAQFWIMGSISASHPDRNVNINGWKIPKNISLADPEFYKAQKVDLFLGAETFFELLAVGQIKASSNHPTLQKTLLGWVVSGKYASNQRPPPTVSSTLCHTEQDLANIDSIVQRFIGRRGMPRKIYSDNATNFVGADRKLRELRDAFEAQQPEVQKYATNEGFTFAFIPPRAPHFGGLWEAAVKSAKHLLVRAIGNALLTAEELQTLLVEIEAVLNSRPLVPLSQDPNDGEALTPAHLLVGCPLRALPPAQVSMDPMRCCDRWQLVCCLKQQFWRLWSRNYLLGLQQRNKWLHPKRNLELNDLVLVQEDNTPPQQWVLGRVAAIVTGQDGKVRVADVATKAGVIKRPVHKLAVLPSDVEGP